The following coding sequences lie in one Benincasa hispida cultivar B227 chromosome 6, ASM972705v1, whole genome shotgun sequence genomic window:
- the LOC120080166 gene encoding uncharacterized protein LOC120080166 — MSGSQSSRSLQFLFFVFLLFLHSLSVLANDHSSAKDGGKSKKDDARRSPSMVIKIIIICLGVVTVIAFSVILFKIWQKKKREEQHARLLKLFEDDDELEVELGLRD; from the exons ATGTCCGGATCTCAAAGCTCCAGATCTCTGCAATTCCtcttcttcgtttttcttctctttctccatTCACTTTCCG TGTTGGCAAATGACCATTCAAGTGCTAAAGATGGTGGTAAATCTAAAAAGGACGATGCTCGGAGGAGCCCCTCGATGGTGATCAAGATAATAATCATATGTTTAGGAGTGGTGACTGTCATTGCCTTTTCTGTGattctattcaagatatggcaaaagaagaagagagaagaacAACATGCCCGTCTTCTCAAGCTGtttgaagatgatgatgaactCGAAGTCGAACTTGGCCTTCGGGATTGA